A section of the Amblyomma americanum isolate KBUSLIRL-KWMA chromosome 2, ASM5285725v1, whole genome shotgun sequence genome encodes:
- the LOC144119001 gene encoding high-affinity choline transporter 1-like, which produces MSAFLALSVTSVFALWTVASDVVFVLLFPQLLSLFYLRERTNAYGAIAGFLVGAVLRCLCGEPSMGIPVVIRLPLYDSDEGQRFPFRTACMLAGLFTLLLGSYVAQLCFDRGWLAPEKDICRCCCRTKRDEHGDSIPAHGSEIHTSRGEGATAFLSGERRRSSPAHVDYMSPSDTLSPCSVQSPSSTLSPGFLSLPSSIASPGSVTSPGKVMSPNAALSVAVADAESAVKRKARPSGAKKERKKTKGKKDRSPSKHTATGGSP; this is translated from the exons ATGTCGGCGTTTCTGGCGCTGTCCGTGACGTCGGTGTTCGCCCTCTGGACGGTCGCCTCGGACGTGGTCTTCGTGTTGCTCTTCCCGCAGCTGCTCTCCCTGTTTTACCTGAGGGAGAGGACCAACGCGTACGGGGCGATCGCTG GCTTCCTTGTGGGCGCTGTACTGCGGTGCCTTTGCGGTGAGCCGTCCATGGGCATACCCGTGGTCATTCGTCTTCCCCTCTACGACAGCGACGAGGGCCAGCGGTTTCCCTTCCGCACGGCGTGCATGCTCGCCGGCCTCTTCACGCTGCTGCTGGGCTCTTACGTGGCGCAGCTGTGCTTCGACCGCGGATGGCTGGCGCCGGAGAAGGACatctgtcgctgctgctgccgcacaAAGCGTGACGAGCACGGCGACAGCATCCCGGCGCATGGCTCCGAAATTCACACGAGCAGGGGCGAAGGCGCCACAGCGTTCTTGTCCGGCGAGCGGCGACGTTCTTCACCTGCACATGTCGATTACATGTCGCCCAGCGACACTCTTTCTCCCTGCAGCGTCCAATCACCGTCCAGCACCCTCTCGCCTGGATTCCTTAGCTTGCCTAGTTCCATCGCATCGCCCGGCAGCGTCACGTCGCCCGGCAAAGTTATGTCGCCCAACGCCGCTTTGTCAGTTGCGGTGGCGGACGCTGAGAGTGCCGTTAAACGGAAAGCACGGCCCTCCGGTGCCAAGAAGGAGCGAAAGAAGACGAAGGGAAAAAAAGACCGCTCCCCAAGCAAACACACGGCCACAGGCGGTTCACCGTGA